From Streptomyces sp. CMB-StM0423, a single genomic window includes:
- the whiA gene encoding DNA-binding protein WhiA, with protein MAMTAAVKDEISRLPVTRTCCRKAEVSATLRFAGGLHLVSGRIVIEAELDTGVAARRLKKDILEIFGHGSEMIVMAPGGLRRSSRYVVRVVAGGEQLARQTGLVDGRGRPIRGLPPQVVSGATCDAEAAWRGAFLAHGSLTEPGRSSSLEVTCPGPEAALALVGAARRLSIPAKAREVRGVDRVVVRDGDAIGALLTRLGAHESVLAWEERRMRREVRATANRLANFDDANLRRSARAAVAAGARVQRALEILGDEVPEHLAAAGRLRMEHKQASLEELGALADPPLTKDAVAGRIRRLLAMADKRAGDLGIPGTEANLTEEMVG; from the coding sequence ATGGCGATGACGGCAGCGGTGAAGGACGAGATCTCGCGGCTCCCCGTGACCCGGACGTGCTGCCGCAAGGCGGAGGTCTCGGCCACGCTCCGGTTCGCCGGCGGGCTGCACCTCGTCAGCGGCCGCATCGTGATCGAGGCCGAGCTGGACACCGGGGTCGCCGCGCGGCGGCTGAAGAAGGACATCCTGGAGATCTTCGGGCACGGGTCCGAGATGATCGTCATGGCCCCGGGCGGGCTGCGCCGCAGCAGCCGGTACGTGGTCCGCGTGGTCGCCGGCGGTGAGCAACTGGCCCGGCAGACCGGCCTGGTCGACGGCCGCGGCCGGCCCATCCGCGGGCTGCCCCCGCAGGTCGTCTCCGGCGCCACCTGCGACGCCGAGGCCGCCTGGCGCGGCGCCTTCCTCGCCCACGGCTCCCTGACCGAGCCCGGCCGCTCCTCCTCGCTGGAGGTCACCTGCCCCGGCCCGGAGGCGGCCCTCGCCCTGGTCGGCGCCGCCCGCCGGCTCAGCATCCCGGCCAAGGCCCGCGAGGTGCGCGGCGTGGACCGCGTGGTCGTACGGGACGGGGACGCCATCGGCGCCCTGCTCACCCGGCTCGGTGCGCACGAGTCGGTGCTCGCCTGGGAGGAGCGCCGGATGCGCCGCGAGGTGCGTGCCACGGCGAACCGGCTGGCCAACTTCGACGACGCCAACCTGCGTCGCTCCGCCCGCGCGGCGGTCGCGGCCGGCGCCCGCGTGCAGCGGGCGCTGGAGATCCTCGGCGACGAGGTGCCGGAGCACCTGGCGGCGGCCGGCCGGCTGCGCATGGAGCACAAGCAGGCGTCGCTGGAGGAACTGGGCGCCCTCGCCGACCCGCCGCTGACGAAGGACGCGGTCGCGGGCCGGATCCGCCGGCTGCTCGCCATGGCCGACAAGCGGGCGGGCGACCTGGGCATCCCGGGCACGGAGGCGAACCTCACGGAGGAGATGGTGGGCTGA
- a CDS encoding M14 family metallopeptidase: MRRRASAILASAALLLGGLAAAPVAGAAAGPGPAAGAAADEVKVFTADVTRAQVPLLLAVGQDAHELGERAPARGTAEVELFLTDAQAKKLEGQGVDLAERTVPARAEARTEAAAEGVFRPYSGAGGLQEELAGIARQYPKLTKLVSIGKTLQGKDILALKLTKGAKTSRDGAKPAVLYMSNQHAREWITPEMTRRLLHHFLDGYGTDRKLTGIVDSTELWFVLSANPDGYDWTHDPDGARLWRKNMRDINGDGRYTTGDGIDLNRNFSYKWGYDNEGSSPNPRSETYRGAGPGSEPETRAIDAFQKRIGFEYGINYHSAAELLLYGVGWQVATDTPDDVLYRALAGTPENSAVPGYRPQVSSELYTTNGEADGHAANVNGMMMFTPEMTTCQTASALDPDDSWNPRDCQSGFNFPDDEKLIQGEFAKNIPFALSIAETAAHPDQPASSVGIEAPDFTVDDFTVSYARDRDEADQEVSVVARKSVRDKELNYRVNGGRTRDEDVGSWKGGETYGGEDNILFDEYRAEVEDVGPGDEVEVWFTGRTRAGKRTASEHFTFTVAERPRADTLVVAEEGAKARHAGAYVDALRASGRSAAVWDVATQGPPHALGVLGHFRSVVHYTGAGAPGGDTQLALRAYLNEGGKLVEAGEQAGGDALVGRAQTDDFSQYYLGAYSRSATVGPDGFTGAGALGGTTGALGDAAGNPLDGAGAYTVTSDALPPAEFPQFDSAQAGAYEGGVNPYAPYEGEWMAIAEHENNDWQRLTRTVDLTGVTAAEAPALRAALNWDTEAGYDFVLLEARTPGGDDWTTLPESGGATTDRVPEECGQGFFIQAHPFLRQYLTQGADGCTASGTSGAWHGLTDSSGGWQEVSYDLSAYAGKQVELSLSYVTDPGTGGSGLFADDTAVVAGGTERDTEGFESGLGAWTAPGPPPGSPAAAADWARSGKLFESYAAVSTRDTVLVGFGVEHLADKPARAALLSRALSHLRR, translated from the coding sequence ATGAGACGAAGAGCCAGTGCGATCCTCGCATCAGCCGCCTTGCTGCTCGGCGGCCTCGCGGCCGCGCCGGTCGCCGGTGCCGCCGCCGGTCCCGGGCCGGCCGCCGGGGCCGCCGCCGACGAGGTCAAGGTCTTCACCGCCGACGTCACCCGCGCCCAGGTCCCGCTGCTGCTGGCCGTCGGCCAGGACGCCCACGAACTCGGCGAGCGGGCCCCGGCCCGCGGCACCGCCGAGGTCGAGCTGTTCCTGACCGACGCGCAGGCCAAGAAGCTGGAGGGGCAGGGCGTCGACCTCGCCGAGCGCACCGTTCCGGCACGCGCCGAGGCCCGCACCGAGGCCGCGGCGGAGGGCGTCTTCCGCCCGTACAGCGGTGCGGGCGGGCTTCAGGAGGAGCTGGCCGGGATCGCCCGGCAGTACCCGAAGCTCACCAAGCTGGTCTCGATCGGCAAGACCCTCCAGGGCAAGGACATCCTCGCCCTGAAGCTCACCAAGGGCGCCAAGACCTCCCGGGACGGCGCCAAGCCCGCCGTGCTCTACATGTCCAACCAGCACGCCCGGGAGTGGATCACCCCGGAGATGACGCGCCGGCTGCTGCACCACTTCCTCGACGGCTACGGCACGGACCGCAAGCTCACCGGCATCGTCGACTCCACCGAGCTGTGGTTCGTCCTGTCCGCCAACCCCGACGGCTACGACTGGACGCACGACCCCGACGGGGCCCGCCTCTGGCGCAAGAACATGCGCGACATCAACGGCGACGGCCGGTACACCACCGGCGACGGCATAGACCTGAACCGCAACTTCTCCTACAAGTGGGGCTACGACAACGAGGGCTCCTCGCCCAACCCGCGCAGCGAGACCTACCGCGGCGCAGGCCCGGGATCCGAGCCGGAGACCCGCGCCATCGACGCCTTCCAGAAGCGCATCGGCTTCGAGTACGGGATCAACTACCACTCCGCCGCCGAACTCCTGCTCTACGGCGTCGGCTGGCAGGTCGCGACCGACACCCCCGACGACGTGCTCTACCGCGCCCTCGCCGGCACCCCGGAGAACTCCGCCGTCCCCGGCTACCGCCCCCAGGTCTCCTCCGAGCTGTACACCACCAACGGCGAAGCGGACGGCCACGCCGCCAACGTCAACGGGATGATGATGTTCACCCCGGAGATGACGACCTGCCAGACCGCCTCCGCCCTCGACCCCGACGACTCCTGGAACCCGCGCGACTGCCAGTCGGGCTTCAACTTCCCCGACGACGAGAAGCTGATCCAGGGTGAGTTCGCCAAGAACATCCCCTTCGCCCTCTCCATCGCCGAGACCGCCGCCCACCCCGACCAGCCGGCGTCCTCCGTCGGCATCGAGGCCCCCGACTTCACCGTCGACGACTTCACCGTCTCCTACGCCCGCGACCGCGACGAGGCGGACCAGGAGGTCTCCGTCGTCGCCCGCAAGTCCGTACGGGACAAGGAGCTGAACTACCGCGTCAACGGCGGCCGTACCCGTGACGAGGACGTCGGCTCCTGGAAGGGCGGCGAGACCTACGGCGGCGAGGACAACATCCTCTTCGACGAGTACCGCGCGGAGGTCGAGGACGTCGGGCCCGGCGACGAGGTCGAGGTCTGGTTCACCGGCCGCACCCGCGCCGGCAAGCGCACCGCCAGCGAGCACTTCACCTTCACCGTCGCCGAACGCCCCCGTGCCGACACCCTCGTCGTCGCCGAGGAGGGCGCGAAGGCCCGGCACGCCGGCGCGTACGTCGACGCCCTGCGCGCCTCCGGCCGCTCCGCCGCCGTCTGGGACGTCGCCACCCAGGGCCCGCCGCACGCCCTCGGCGTCCTCGGCCACTTCCGCAGCGTCGTCCACTACACCGGCGCCGGCGCCCCCGGCGGCGACACCCAACTCGCCCTGCGCGCCTACCTCAACGAGGGCGGCAAGCTGGTCGAGGCCGGCGAACAGGCCGGCGGCGACGCGCTCGTCGGCCGGGCCCAGACGGACGACTTCAGCCAGTACTACCTGGGGGCCTACTCCCGCTCCGCCACCGTGGGACCCGACGGCTTCACCGGCGCCGGCGCGCTCGGCGGCACCACCGGCGCCCTCGGCGACGCGGCGGGCAACCCGCTGGACGGCGCCGGCGCGTACACCGTCACCTCCGACGCGCTACCGCCCGCGGAGTTCCCGCAGTTCGACTCCGCGCAGGCCGGGGCGTACGAGGGCGGCGTCAACCCCTACGCGCCGTACGAGGGCGAGTGGATGGCGATCGCCGAGCACGAGAACAACGACTGGCAGCGCCTCACCCGCACCGTGGACCTCACCGGCGTCACCGCCGCCGAGGCACCCGCGCTGCGCGCCGCGCTCAACTGGGACACCGAGGCCGGCTACGACTTCGTGCTGCTGGAGGCCCGCACCCCGGGCGGGGACGACTGGACGACGCTGCCGGAGTCCGGCGGCGCCACCACGGACCGGGTGCCCGAGGAGTGCGGCCAGGGCTTCTTCATCCAGGCCCACCCGTTCCTGCGCCAGTACCTCACCCAGGGCGCGGACGGCTGCACCGCGAGCGGCACCAGCGGCGCCTGGCACGGCCTGACCGACTCCTCCGGCGGCTGGCAGGAGGTCTCGTACGACCTCTCCGCCTACGCCGGCAAGCAGGTCGAGCTGTCCCTGTCGTACGTCACCGACCCCGGCACCGGCGGCAGCGGCCTCTTCGCCGACGACACCGCCGTGGTGGCCGGCGGCACCGAGCGCGACACCGAGGGCTTCGAGAGCGGACTCGGCGCCTGGACCGCGCCGGGACCGCCGCCCGGCAGCCCCGCGGCCGCCGCCGACTGGGCCCGTAGCGGCAAGCTCTTCGAGAGCTACGCGGCCGTCTCCACCCGCGACACCGTGCTCGTCGGCTTCGGGGTCGAGCACCTCGCCGACAAGCCCGCACGCGCCGCTCTTCTGAGCCGCGCACTGTCCCATCTGAGGCGCTGA
- a CDS encoding gluconeogenesis factor YvcK family protein, translating to MSRIAGGRNLRLRRRGARRPGSQPKVVALGGGMGLSASLAALRRITGDLTAVVTVADDGGSSGRLRAELGVLPPGDLRKALAALCGDDDWGQTWSRVIQHRFTSQGELHDHAVGNLLIVALWEQLGDHVAALDLVGTLLGAHGRVLPMSAVPLELRADVRGHAPELPEAVTTVAGQATVALTPGEVQQVYLVPADPPAVPAAVEAVREADWVVLGPGSWFSSVIPHLLVPDLREALVETKARKVLSLNLAPQPGETDGFSPRRHLEVLRRHAPKLALDVVLADKDAVPGAAERDGLREAAKELEGSVELAPVARTDGTPRHDPELLAAAYDRIFRMHGRIGPWR from the coding sequence GTGAGCCGGATCGCCGGCGGCCGGAACCTCCGGCTGCGCCGCCGGGGCGCCCGCAGACCCGGTTCGCAGCCGAAGGTGGTCGCGCTCGGCGGGGGGATGGGCCTGTCGGCCTCCCTCGCCGCGCTGCGCCGGATCACCGGCGATCTCACCGCAGTGGTCACCGTCGCCGACGACGGCGGCTCGTCCGGGCGGCTCCGCGCCGAGCTGGGCGTGCTGCCGCCGGGCGACCTGCGCAAGGCGCTGGCGGCGCTCTGCGGCGACGACGACTGGGGCCAGACCTGGTCCCGCGTCATCCAGCACCGCTTCACCAGCCAGGGCGAGCTGCACGACCACGCCGTCGGCAATCTGCTGATCGTCGCGCTCTGGGAGCAGCTCGGCGACCACGTCGCGGCCCTCGACCTGGTCGGTACGCTCCTGGGCGCGCACGGCCGGGTGCTGCCCATGTCCGCGGTGCCCCTGGAGCTGCGCGCCGACGTACGCGGCCACGCGCCGGAGCTGCCCGAGGCGGTCACCACCGTGGCCGGCCAGGCCACCGTGGCCCTGACCCCCGGCGAGGTGCAGCAGGTCTACCTGGTGCCCGCCGACCCGCCGGCCGTCCCGGCCGCCGTCGAGGCGGTCCGCGAGGCGGACTGGGTGGTGCTCGGCCCGGGCTCCTGGTTCTCCTCCGTCATCCCGCACCTGCTGGTGCCCGACCTGCGTGAGGCCCTGGTGGAGACCAAGGCCCGCAAGGTCCTCTCCCTGAACCTCGCCCCGCAGCCGGGGGAAACGGACGGATTTTCCCCGCGGCGTCATTTGGAGGTTTTGCGACGACACGCCCCTAAACTCGCCCTCGACGTGGTGCTGGCCGACAAGGATGCAGTGCCCGGTGCGGCAGAGCGCGACGGGTTGCGCGAGGCTGCGAAAGAGCTTGAGGGCTCGGTCGAGCTGGCGCCGGTGGCGCGGACCGACGGGACTCCCCGGCACGATCCGGAGCTGCTGGCCGCCGCGTACGACCGTATTTTTCGGATGCATGGAAGGATCGGGCCATGGCGATGA